One Gemmatimonadota bacterium DNA segment encodes these proteins:
- the rplJ gene encoding 50S ribosomal protein L10 produces the protein MKRTSKESFVTGFRDRVRSAPVFYLTDFSGLDVKSMTELRHRLRAAGAEYVVVKNRLVLRALRELDLELPELAEHLAGPTGIVIAGESPVESAKALAEFAKGHEDRPVFKIGLVDKNIVAAGQFARLAKLPPRDELLAQLAGALQAPLAAFVGILEAKLQEAAGLLESLRAKKESEEK, from the coding sequence ATGAAACGCACGAGCAAGGAGAGTTTCGTCACCGGCTTCCGCGACCGGGTGCGGTCCGCCCCGGTCTTTTACCTCACCGACTTCTCGGGCTTGGACGTGAAGTCCATGACCGAGCTTCGGCACCGGCTGCGCGCCGCCGGCGCCGAATATGTCGTCGTCAAGAACCGCCTCGTGTTGCGGGCGCTACGCGAGCTCGACCTCGAGCTCCCGGAGCTGGCCGAGCACCTGGCGGGTCCGACGGGCATCGTGATCGCCGGGGAGAGCCCGGTCGAGTCCGCCAAGGCGCTCGCGGAATTCGCGAAGGGCCACGAGGACCGTCCCGTCTTCAAGATCGGGCTCGTGGACAAGAACATCGTGGCAGCCGGGCAGTTCGCGCGCCTCGCCAAGCTTCCGCCGCGGGACGAGCTGCTCGCGCAGCTCGCCGGTGCGCTTCAGGCGCCGCTCGCCGCCTTTGTGGGAATCCTCGAGGCGAAGCTGCAGGAGGCCGCGGGCCTCCTCGAATCGCTCCGGGCGAAGAAGGAATCCGAGGAGAAGTAG
- the rplA gene encoding 50S ribosomal protein L1, whose protein sequence is MPAQGKKFRDAKAKVPRGVRLPPNEALALVKDLAFAKFDETVEVATRLSVDPRQADQIVRGTVVLPHGTGKTSRVLVIAQGDKAQEAKEAGADFVGIEYVQKILEGWLDFDVAVATPDQMGKVGPLGRVLGPRGLMPTPKAGTVTMDIGRAVSEIKAGKIEFRVDKTGNVHAPIGKTSFEQQSLEENLHAFMESIVRARPSAAKGGYIMSVTVSSTMGPGVPVDENVYRRRAS, encoded by the coding sequence ATGCCCGCACAGGGAAAGAAGTTTCGCGACGCCAAGGCGAAGGTGCCACGGGGGGTCAGGCTCCCTCCGAACGAAGCGCTCGCGCTGGTGAAGGACCTCGCCTTCGCGAAGTTCGACGAAACCGTGGAGGTGGCGACCCGCCTCAGCGTGGACCCGAGGCAGGCGGACCAGATCGTTCGCGGAACCGTCGTCCTCCCCCACGGCACCGGGAAGACCTCTCGCGTCCTGGTGATCGCGCAGGGGGACAAGGCCCAGGAAGCCAAGGAGGCCGGAGCGGATTTCGTGGGGATCGAATACGTCCAGAAGATCCTCGAGGGGTGGCTCGACTTCGACGTCGCGGTGGCCACCCCCGACCAGATGGGGAAGGTGGGCCCGCTCGGACGGGTCCTCGGACCCCGCGGACTGATGCCCACCCCCAAGGCCGGGACCGTGACGATGGATATTGGACGCGCCGTCTCGGAGATCAAGGCCGGAAAGATCGAATTCCGCGTGGACAAGACGGGGAACGTGCACGCGCCCATCGGGAAGACTTCCTTCGAGCAGCAGAGCCTCGAGGAGAATCTCCATGCCTTCATGGAATCCATCGTCCGGGCGCGGCCCTCGGCGGCGAAGGGGGGCTACATCATGAGTGTCACCGTGTCGAGCACGATGGGCCCGGGCGTCCCGGTGGATGAAAACGTGTATCGGCGGAGGGCCAGCTGA
- the rplL gene encoding 50S ribosomal protein L7/L12, whose product MATNQEKLLDTIGNMTVLELSEFVEAFKEKFNVTAAVAAAPSAAAAAPGAPAVEEQEEFEVILQTVGDKKIQVIKVIREVTSLGLKEAKDLVDGAPSTVKEAATKDEAAQIKAKLEEQGATVTLK is encoded by the coding sequence ATGGCTACGAATCAGGAGAAGCTCCTCGACACGATCGGGAACATGACGGTTCTCGAGTTGTCCGAGTTCGTCGAGGCGTTCAAGGAAAAATTCAATGTCACGGCGGCGGTGGCCGCCGCTCCCTCGGCCGCCGCGGCCGCGCCCGGTGCGCCGGCAGTCGAGGAGCAGGAGGAGTTCGAGGTGATCCTCCAGACCGTCGGTGACAAGAAGATCCAGGTCATCAAGGTCATCCGCGAGGTCACGAGCCTCGGGCTCAAAGAGGCCAAGGATCTCGTGGACGGCGCGCCTTCGACCGTGAAGGAGGCGGCCACGAAGGACGAGGCCGCCCAGATCAAGGCGAAGCTCGAAGAGCAGGGAGCCACGGTCACTCTGAAGTAG
- the rplK gene encoding 50S ribosomal protein L11, which translates to MAKKVVGFIKLHVTGGQANPAPPVGPALGQHGVNIMEFCKQFNAVTQQQQGITVPVEITVYGDRSFTFITKTPPAAVLLRRAAGLQKGSSVPNRDKVATVTRAQLQEIAETKMKDLNTRNLDSAIRMVAGTARSMGIVVEG; encoded by the coding sequence ATGGCGAAAAAGGTCGTCGGTTTCATCAAGCTTCACGTCACGGGCGGGCAGGCGAACCCTGCACCCCCGGTCGGCCCCGCGCTCGGGCAGCACGGCGTGAACATCATGGAGTTCTGCAAGCAGTTCAACGCGGTGACCCAGCAGCAGCAGGGGATCACGGTGCCGGTGGAGATCACGGTCTATGGAGACCGCTCCTTCACCTTCATCACGAAGACTCCGCCCGCCGCGGTTCTCCTGCGTAGAGCGGCCGGATTGCAGAAGGGCTCGAGCGTCCCGAACCGCGACAAGGTCGCCACGGTCACGCGAGCGCAGCTCCAGGAAATCGCGGAAACGAAGATGAAGGACCTGAATACTCGGAATCTAGATTCGGCGATTCGCATGGTCGCGGGAACGGCCCGAAGCATGGGGATCGTCGTCGAAGGCTGA